AGCGGCTCATTGACGCCGCCATCAATCGATATTCAGTCCGATCCTGCACTACATCTGCAAGTCAAAGATCAGCACCTTCAGCGTCGACAGTCTCAGATCTCTCATAGTCAAAGTCAGCAGCAAATCGTACAGCGACCACCACTCACGTCCAGTTCGAACCGCAACAGTGTTTCCGGCATGTCGGGCCTTGGAGCGCCTTCAACCAACGGACGACAGGCCCTCCCATCGTCGCCGTACGCTCCAAGATTGGTTAACATAACGGAGAATGCATGGGTATGTCTTGGATGTTTTCGTTCCGAATTGCTCTATGGCTCGTCGATCTGGTGGCGCACCTGCAAGTGCAAGCCATGTCGCCAGGGGTTTATCGCACATACAATGCTGTCAATGCATATAAACAGCGACAGATTTGTATATAGCAATCATTGTTAACAAGTGCTAGGTTTATCAAAAGGTTCTTCTTGTTTATGGAACAATTGGAAACCCCGCCGAACATGCTCTCGACGGAACTCTCAACGTTTGTCGACTTGACGATAATTTTCCCGCGATCAGCTGGCCCGTCTGCAACTCTCACTTCAAGGCATTGGTTTACTTGCAACCAGGGCCCAACAAGTTGCGCTTCGAGTTTTCGAGTCCCAAACTACCCAACAGTAACAGTTCTAACCCAATTCACGCCTCCTACCTTACCGTTCATATGCTCCCAGTCAACAATTCACCGCCGCTACAGCTTGCTATACTAGTTGCTAAGGATTCGCCAGAAACATTCGATGCTTCACCCGCCCGGGCCGAAAAGGAGGGCAATGGACTGGAGACAGCCGTGAGGAAGTTCAGGATGGTGGCATACCTGTGGCAAGCATTCACCTCGGAGCAGATGTGGCGGAACAAACTTGGACGACGCGCATTCCGTTTTGACGAAGAATGGACAACAGGTTCGGCCAACTATCGCGACCGAGAGAACGGCACCATGCGTTCCGAAGCCAGAATCCACATTGTCCGCTCCGATAAAACCACTGCTGAGATCCGGGACCTTAACAGGGCCCAGCAAAACGAAAAGGCTACTGAAAAGGGTGCTCTGTATAATATTGCCTCTGAGGCTGTCAAAAAGTACTTCAGCCCACTCCCCGGCCAAAAGCTTTATGTCTCATGTCTACTCTTGGACTCTCATTGGGATAAGGCCGTGAATACTGTGACCGGCCATGCTGCTCTCGGAGGTGGAGACGGCGATCTGCAGTTGGCAATATTCGGATCGCACTGCCTTCACAGCTACCCATCTACATTTGAAGAAGTTGTCCCTGCTTTCACCGACTGTACTCCAACAGACACAAACCACGTGGCCAACGACTGTAACGAAGCGGGAAGCTCTTGGGAGGCTGCCAATATCGGCATCGGCGCGCACATGCATGAGACGGGACATCTGTTTGGATGCCCACACCAGGAGAGCGGTATCATGTTACGAGACTATGTGGTACTCAACCGCACTTTCGTAGCCAGAGAGGCCTACTGCACAAGGACAAAGTCCAAGGGTGGAGTCGCGCTCCAGGCTGATGAGTGTGGTTGGCATCGCCTTGACTGCTTGCGCTTCCGAGCTCATCCGGCGTTCCGTCTCCCCAACGACCTTCCTATGAATACTGACACCAGTATTCAGGCTTTCCCTGTGGAGAGTGGCAATATCGTAGTCATGGCAGCCACTGGTGTCTTTTTCGTCGAAATATACGCCGAGGGTGATGATGTCTGCCATTCATGGATCGAGTATCCTGTTGACCAAGGAACCCCGTCTCGACAAGTCACACTCAGCGAAAGCGAGCTGCGAGGCAGGTTGCCggacaagaagagaaagggcGCCATGAAGATATCTGTCAAGTCATATGGAGGTGGGTCAATTGATATTGAGGACTACAAGAAATTTGTTTCAAAAG
This Fusarium poae strain DAOMC 252244 chromosome 3, whole genome shotgun sequence DNA region includes the following protein-coding sequences:
- a CDS encoding hypothetical protein (BUSCO:8298at5125); translated protein: MAPTFLNSLRRRSRASFRTNRSATDTSSDGAASQGESPSSGSLTPPSIDIQSDPALHLQVKDQHLQRRQSQISHSQSQQQIVQRPPLTSSSNRNSVSGMSGLGAPSTNGRQALPSSPYAPRLVNITENAWVYQKVLLVYGTIGNPAEHALDGTLNVCRLDDNFPAISWPVCNSHFKALVYLQPGPNKLRFEFSSPKLPNSNSSNPIHASYLTVHMLPVNNSPPLQLAILVAKDSPETFDASPARAEKEGNGLETAVRKFRMVAYLWQAFTSEQMWRNKLGRRAFRFDEEWTTGSANYRDRENGTMRSEARIHIVRSDKTTAEIRDLNRAQQNEKATEKGALYNIASEAVKKYFSPLPGQKLYVSCLLLDSHWDKAVNTVTGHAALGGGDGDLQLAIFGSHCLHSYPSTFEEVVPAFTDCTPTDTNHVANDCNEAGSSWEAANIGIGAHMHETGHLFGCPHQESGIMLRDYVVLNRTFVAREAYCTRTKSKGGVALQADECGWHRLDCLRFRAHPAFRLPNDLPMNTDTSIQAFPVESGNIVVMAATGVFFVEIYAEGDDVCHSWIEYPVDQGTPSRQVTLSESELRGRLPDKKRKGAMKISVKSYGGGSIDIEDYKKFVSKESLVKLANGKNGFRSQKMGCSKMDGTQPTEAVFTSAIKQDRILSRVVIYHGMAVDGMEFVYDDDSRQLFGKKGGKEGDVRRGEYISGFLVRSGFWIDGIQILTSLGRKSPIYGNAHGGDTRTLIPPRGYIICGVSGSCGQWLDGFSVIITR